In one window of Arachis ipaensis cultivar K30076 chromosome B06, Araip1.1, whole genome shotgun sequence DNA:
- the LOC110263780 gene encoding probable CCR4-associated factor 1 homolog 9 produces MVVGFPLFYRAAQPRFVERLPLLEPSPNSSVVIRQVWAANADSEFQIISSLIDKYRFVSIDTEFPGIVILPHNKTYWNLVPEETYQVMKANLDALKIIQLGLTLSNQHGNLPDLGTNNKNHYIWQFNF; encoded by the coding sequence atggttgttggttttccGCTATTTTATCGTGCTGCTCAGCCAAGGTTTGTGGAACGACTGCCACTTCTAGAGCCTAGTCCCAATAGTTCAGTTGTGATCAGGCAAGTGTGGGCTGCCAACGCTGATTCTGAGTTCCAAATCATAAGCAGCTTGATTGACAAATATAGATTTGTCTCCATTGACACTGAATTTCCCGGTATAGTCATCCTGCCCCACAACAAGACCTACTGGAATCTTGTCCCAGAAGAAACTTACCAAGTCATGAAGGCCAATTTGGACGCACTCAAAATTATTCAACTTGGACTCACTCTGTCAAATCAGCACGGCAACCTCCCTGACCTAGGAACCAACAACAAAAATCACTACATCTGGCAATTCAATTTTTGA
- the LOC107647043 gene encoding probable CCR4-associated factor 1 homolog 11, with the protein MRDIHAKDSVALLRNQGIDFERNAVAGVSSVHFAKLAVASGLLFNKALTWVTFHGAYDIGYLVKILTWDVLPTLLEEFLELVKELFGGNTYDVKHVMRFYNALCGGLEKVADTLHINQIAGKCHQAESDSLLTCHTFHKIREIYFFANDDGFREYINVFFGLEIAKA; encoded by the coding sequence ATGCGTGACATCCACGCAAAGGACTCTGTGGCACTCCTACGAAACCAGGGCATCGACTTTGAACGCAATGCAGTGGCTGGAGTTTCTTCGGTGCATTTTGCGAAGTTGGCAGTAGCATCTGGGCTGTTGTTCAATAAAGCATTGACATGGGTCACATTCCATGGTGCTTATGATATTGGATATTTGGTGAAGATTCTGACATGGGATGTTCTTCCCACACTCTTGGAGGAGTTCTTGGAGCTTGTGAAAGAGctgtttgggggaaatacttatgATGTGAAGCATGTGATGAGGTTCTACAATGCCCTCTGTGGTGGTTTGGAGAAGGTGGCTGACACACTTCACATAAACCAAATTGCTGGGAAGTGCCATCAGGCTGAGTCTGACAGCTTGCTCACCTGCCACACCTTTCACAAGATTAGAGAAATTTATTTTTTCGCAAATGATGATGGGTTTAGGGAATACATTAATGTGTTTTTTGGGTTGGAAATTGCAAAAGCTTAA